A single Paenibacillus kribbensis DNA region contains:
- a CDS encoding acetyl-CoA carboxylase carboxyltransferase subunit alpha has protein sequence MAGELPYEKPLVEMRQKIEELKQFGQDKQIDFTDEINRLEERYLQMEEEIYTNITAPQKMHLARHHQRPTSLDLIEQVFTDFIELHGDRLFGDDLAVVGGIAKLNGIPVTVIGQQRGKDTKDNIARFFGSAHPEGFRKGLRLMQQAEKFKRPIITFIDTKGAYPGNTAEERGQSEAIARNLREMAKLSVPVICVVIGEGGSGGALAFAVGNRVLMLEHAIYSAISPNGAASILWKDASKADQAAEAMKITANDLLRLEVIEDIVPEPRGGAHRNYEMTAAAIKELLERHLAELMNMSCDELREDRYQKFRKIGQYTFLKPSETEPML, from the coding sequence ATGGCTGGCGAATTGCCTTATGAAAAGCCCCTGGTCGAGATGCGACAGAAGATCGAAGAACTCAAGCAATTCGGACAGGATAAGCAAATTGATTTTACGGATGAAATTAACCGCCTGGAAGAACGTTATCTCCAGATGGAAGAAGAAATATATACGAACATTACAGCACCGCAAAAGATGCATTTGGCCCGTCATCATCAAAGGCCGACGTCTCTTGATTTGATCGAACAAGTATTTACAGACTTTATTGAATTGCATGGCGACCGCTTGTTTGGAGACGATCTGGCAGTCGTAGGCGGAATTGCCAAGCTGAACGGTATTCCGGTGACCGTTATTGGTCAGCAGCGCGGCAAGGATACCAAAGATAACATTGCGCGTTTTTTTGGTAGTGCGCACCCGGAAGGATTCCGGAAAGGGCTGCGCTTGATGCAGCAGGCTGAAAAATTTAAACGCCCTATTATTACATTTATTGATACGAAGGGCGCTTATCCGGGTAATACAGCAGAGGAGAGAGGTCAATCGGAAGCAATCGCCCGCAATTTGCGAGAGATGGCAAAGCTTTCGGTGCCTGTTATTTGTGTGGTCATCGGCGAGGGTGGAAGCGGCGGTGCGCTTGCGTTTGCGGTCGGCAACCGGGTGCTGATGCTGGAGCATGCCATCTATTCGGCCATCTCTCCAAACGGGGCAGCCTCGATTTTATGGAAGGATGCTTCCAAGGCAGATCAGGCAGCTGAAGCTATGAAAATTACGGCGAATGATCTTCTGCGTCTGGAGGTTATCGAGGACATTGTGCCAGAACCGAGAGGGGGCGCGCATCGCAACTATGAAATGACTGCTGCTGCAATCAAGGAGCTGTTGGAACGTCATTTGGCCGAACTGATGAATATGAGCTGCGATGAATTGAGGGAAGATCGGTATCAAAAATTCCGGAAAATAGGTCAATATACCTTTTTGAAGCCTTCGGAAACTGAGCCTATGTTGTAA
- a CDS encoding phosphatidylglycerophosphatase A family protein — protein MSYEYAETLLNRRGIRIESIADIVFQLQQKYYPHLTMEECVDSVKAVLQKREVQYTLLTGIAIDELAEKRLLPEPLQAIMEADEPLYGVDETLALGITSVYGMIGLTSFGYLDKEKTGIIEQLNQKGSGIHVFLDDLVAGLAAAASSRIAHRSVLAKHYPASPDA, from the coding sequence ATGTCCTATGAATATGCTGAGACCCTGTTAAATCGCAGAGGCATTCGTATCGAGTCCATTGCGGACATTGTTTTTCAGCTGCAGCAAAAATATTATCCTCATTTAACTATGGAAGAATGTGTAGACAGTGTCAAAGCGGTATTGCAAAAGCGCGAGGTACAATATACGTTGCTCACAGGCATTGCGATTGATGAGCTGGCCGAAAAAAGACTTCTCCCTGAGCCGCTGCAAGCCATTATGGAGGCAGACGAACCGTTGTATGGGGTGGACGAGACACTGGCTCTTGGAATTACGAGCGTGTACGGCATGATCGGCTTAACCAGCTTTGGATATTTGGATAAGGAAAAGACAGGAATTATTGAACAGTTGAACCAAAAAGGTAGCGGTATTCACGTATTCTTGGACGATCTCGTCGCTGGTTTAGCCGCTGCCGCTTCTTCGCGTATCGCCCATCGGAGCGTTCTAGCCAAGCATTATCCTGCGTCGCCCGACGCTTGA
- a CDS encoding phosphate ABC transporter substrate-binding protein PstS family protein, which produces MLKKWPFILMTLTMVFALAACGSGNNAAPQGDAAKGTEDKAAAELTGNILAVGSTALQPLVEQAGQKFMAVDKYKGIAVQVQGGGSGTGLTQVSGGQADIGNSDVFAKEKLESGADELVDHQVAVVAMSAVANPKVGVTDLKKDQLVQIFTGKITNWKQVGGADQKIVIVNRPSSSGTRATFEKYALGQKTEDLPGSIQEDSSGTVKKLIAETPGAIGYLALSYIDNTVTALKFDGVEANVENVEQGKYPVWAYEHMYTKGEPKEHVKAFLDYILSDEIQKSDVVDLGYIPVSGMQVKRDADGNITK; this is translated from the coding sequence ATGTTGAAAAAATGGCCGTTCATTCTGATGACTCTCACCATGGTATTTGCACTCGCAGCTTGCGGATCAGGCAACAATGCTGCACCACAAGGAGACGCTGCTAAAGGAACAGAAGATAAAGCAGCTGCTGAACTGACAGGTAACATTCTGGCTGTTGGCTCCACAGCACTTCAACCATTGGTAGAGCAAGCAGGACAAAAATTTATGGCTGTCGATAAATATAAAGGTATTGCAGTTCAAGTACAGGGCGGCGGCAGTGGTACTGGCTTGACTCAGGTTTCCGGCGGGCAGGCGGATATCGGTAACTCTGACGTGTTTGCAAAAGAAAAACTGGAGAGCGGTGCAGATGAGTTGGTCGATCACCAAGTAGCTGTTGTAGCGATGTCAGCAGTAGCAAACCCTAAGGTTGGCGTGACAGACCTGAAGAAAGATCAATTGGTACAAATTTTCACAGGTAAAATCACGAACTGGAAACAAGTTGGTGGTGCGGATCAAAAAATCGTTATTGTAAACCGTCCAAGCAGCTCCGGTACTCGTGCAACATTTGAAAAATACGCTTTGGGACAAAAAACGGAAGATCTGCCTGGCTCCATTCAGGAAGATTCCTCTGGTACAGTGAAAAAGCTGATTGCTGAAACACCGGGTGCTATTGGTTATCTGGCTCTGTCCTACATCGACAACACAGTAACAGCTTTGAAATTCGATGGTGTTGAAGCCAATGTGGAAAATGTAGAGCAAGGTAAGTATCCGGTATGGGCTTACGAGCACATGTACACCAAAGGTGAGCCAAAGGAACATGTAAAAGCATTCCTGGACTACATCCTGTCTGATGAAATCCAGAAATCTGATGTTGTAGACCTGGGATACATTCCAGTATCAGGTATGCAAGTCAAACGCGATGCTGACGGTAACATTACGAAATAA
- the accD gene encoding acetyl-CoA carboxylase, carboxyltransferase subunit beta has product MFKDLFQKKRKYATIPSERALSGDQADMPDRPKREIPEGLMTKCGKCGSIQYSKELEKNLKVCPVCGYHMRLNAMERIRMVLDEDTFTEYDADMISVDPLDFPGYASKLEQQTLKSGLREAVVTGDGLIHGLPVVVAVMSFDFFTGSMGSVVGEKITRAIEQAIDKRLPLIIFSTSGGARMQESILSLMQMAKTSAALARLDEQGLLYISVITDPTTGGVSASFATLGDINIAEPGAVFGFAGRIVIEQTIRQKLPDDFQTSEFNLQHGQLDMVVHRKELRDTLGQLLDLHSVKGVE; this is encoded by the coding sequence GTGTTTAAAGATTTATTCCAAAAGAAGCGTAAATACGCGACGATCCCTTCGGAACGGGCGCTGAGCGGCGATCAAGCGGACATGCCGGATCGTCCCAAACGGGAGATTCCCGAAGGTCTTATGACCAAATGTGGCAAGTGCGGAAGCATTCAATACAGCAAAGAGCTGGAAAAGAATTTGAAAGTGTGTCCGGTGTGCGGATACCATATGCGTCTCAATGCGATGGAGCGTATTCGCATGGTACTCGACGAGGACACGTTTACGGAATATGATGCTGATATGATTTCAGTTGATCCGCTGGACTTTCCGGGATATGCGAGTAAGCTGGAGCAGCAGACGCTGAAATCCGGCTTGCGAGAGGCTGTCGTTACGGGCGACGGCCTTATTCATGGGCTTCCTGTTGTCGTAGCGGTGATGAGCTTTGACTTTTTTACAGGCAGTATGGGCTCGGTCGTAGGGGAGAAAATTACCCGCGCCATTGAGCAGGCGATTGACAAGCGCTTGCCGCTTATTATCTTCTCCACATCCGGTGGGGCACGTATGCAGGAAAGTATTCTGAGTCTGATGCAGATGGCCAAAACAAGTGCTGCTCTCGCTCGTCTGGACGAGCAGGGTTTGCTTTATATTTCCGTTATCACTGATCCGACTACAGGCGGAGTTTCCGCCAGCTTTGCTACGCTTGGAGATATTAATATTGCAGAGCCGGGTGCTGTATTTGGTTTTGCAGGCCGTATCGTAATTGAGCAGACCATCAGGCAGAAGCTGCCGGATGATTTTCAAACTTCCGAGTTTAATTTGCAGCACGGACAATTAGATATGGTTGTACACCGCAAGGAATTGCGCGATACCCTTGGGCAACTGCTTGATTTACACAGTGTGAAAGGGGTGGAATAG
- a CDS encoding DNA polymerase III subunit alpha, which translates to MSSFVHLHVHSEYSLLDGAARTAELVKQASAYGMKALALTDHGVMYGAIPFYRACVENGIKPIIGCEAYITAGSRKERGSRKDQPIYHLILLAKNKTGYQNLMKLCSIGHLEGYHYKPRIDMEVLAAHHEGIICLSACLGGEVPQHLLHGREAEARRAAERYRSIFGDDFYLELQDHGLSEQKRVNPLLIALAKELDIPLVATNDVHYLTEPDADVQDVLICIGTGKTVDDEERLRIPTRQLYLKSQEDMARLFPHVEEAIANTVRIAEQCELELEFGQSILPEYRPLPEGMTSSSYLRSLCMQGLEHRYGSDPRWEQPEEREKLDQRLNYELNTIENMGFSDYFLIVWDFIAFAHQHKIATGPGRGSSAGSLVAYVLNITNVDPMKYNLLFERFLNPERISMPDIDIDFSDERRDEVIDYVVQKYGNEHVAQIITFGTLAARAAVRDVGRVLNVPYGEVDKAAKLIPAQLGMNIRHALEMTPELKALYETKPKTRELLDMAIKVEGMPRHASTHAAGVVISRTPLTDAVPLQEGSEGVPLTQYSMENLERIGLLKMDFLGLRTLSIIERCMRWIAEEHGEAPDFSRIPDNDPHTYDLLGKGDTGGVFQLESAGIRRVLKDLKPSVFEDVISVLALYRPGPMGFIPNFIQAKHGQVEVAYPHPDLEPILKDTYGIIVYQEQIMQIASRMAGFSLGEADLLRRAVSKKKREVLDLERGHFVKGSVKQGYTEEEAERVYDMIVRFADYGFPRAHAAAYGVLAFQTAYLKAHYRVQFMASMLTAVMGSHRKVAEYVVECRRMNIAVLPPDVNESGVLFTPLPQGDIRFGLAAIKNVGTQAMESILAVRKERPFDSLLDFCRRVDLRVCNKRVIESLIQAGAFDSLTGHRAQLLAMLDETVDAAVKWRKERDDLQIDMFGFVEMPNWDIEYPDVPKFSAGQQLELERELLGLYLSGHPLDDFETLLENSQADRLMELGDVPDETVVVTAGMVVSLKTITTKQGKAMAFIELEDQIERCEVVLFPEVWKRSQQWIEKGALLALRAKMQQQDEHFKLLADETAPLAEDSLARLLQRRRTGTRPSAAAGASVPAAGSSGGGAQRTPSTAATPASSQPKPASPATGASPGSAAKAAQGGQAPAPRSPEREARQRVFVKITRQAEEDASLLVSLKALLQEHPGALPTVLFYESSQRLLALSDAYSIKPSPQLFDRMESMLGEGTVKVK; encoded by the coding sequence ATGAGTTCATTTGTGCATTTGCATGTTCACAGCGAGTATAGCCTGCTGGACGGCGCGGCTCGTACCGCGGAGTTGGTCAAACAGGCTTCAGCTTACGGAATGAAGGCGCTTGCCCTTACGGACCACGGGGTCATGTACGGCGCTATTCCTTTTTATAGAGCGTGTGTGGAAAACGGCATTAAGCCGATTATCGGGTGTGAGGCTTATATTACAGCGGGTTCGCGCAAAGAGCGCGGAAGCCGCAAGGATCAGCCCATATATCATTTAATTTTGCTCGCCAAAAATAAAACAGGCTATCAAAATCTGATGAAGCTATGCTCCATCGGCCATTTGGAGGGCTATCACTACAAGCCGCGCATTGATATGGAAGTGCTGGCTGCCCATCATGAAGGCATCATATGCCTGAGCGCATGCCTGGGCGGTGAAGTACCGCAGCATTTGCTGCATGGCCGGGAAGCCGAGGCCAGACGGGCGGCGGAACGTTACCGGAGCATCTTTGGCGATGATTTTTATCTGGAGCTGCAGGATCACGGTCTGTCGGAGCAAAAGCGTGTAAATCCTCTATTGATTGCGCTGGCAAAAGAATTGGATATTCCACTGGTGGCGACAAATGACGTGCATTATCTGACCGAGCCGGATGCGGATGTCCAGGACGTTCTGATCTGTATCGGGACAGGCAAGACGGTTGACGATGAGGAGCGCTTGCGCATACCGACACGGCAGTTGTATCTGAAAAGCCAGGAGGATATGGCTCGCTTGTTTCCGCATGTGGAAGAAGCCATTGCCAATACGGTGCGTATTGCTGAACAGTGTGAACTGGAGCTGGAGTTCGGCCAGTCCATTTTGCCTGAATATCGCCCGCTGCCGGAAGGCATGACTTCCTCATCCTATTTGCGCAGTTTGTGTATGCAAGGGTTGGAGCATCGCTATGGAAGTGATCCCAGATGGGAGCAGCCAGAGGAACGTGAAAAGCTGGACCAACGGCTGAACTATGAATTGAATACGATAGAGAATATGGGCTTTAGCGATTATTTTCTGATCGTATGGGATTTTATTGCTTTCGCTCATCAGCATAAGATTGCAACCGGACCGGGGCGCGGTTCCTCAGCAGGCAGTTTGGTTGCCTATGTGCTTAACATCACGAATGTCGATCCGATGAAATATAATCTGCTCTTTGAACGGTTTCTGAATCCTGAGCGGATCAGCATGCCGGATATCGATATTGATTTTAGTGACGAACGGCGTGACGAGGTTATTGACTATGTAGTTCAGAAGTACGGGAACGAGCATGTAGCCCAAATCATTACCTTTGGAACGCTGGCGGCGAGAGCCGCAGTCCGTGACGTCGGGCGTGTGTTAAATGTGCCGTATGGCGAGGTAGACAAGGCGGCGAAGCTGATTCCGGCCCAACTCGGAATGAACATCCGCCATGCGCTGGAGATGACCCCGGAGCTGAAGGCGCTGTACGAAACGAAGCCCAAGACACGCGAACTGCTGGATATGGCGATCAAAGTGGAAGGGATGCCCCGCCATGCCTCGACTCATGCTGCGGGTGTCGTCATTTCGCGGACTCCATTGACCGATGCGGTTCCGCTTCAGGAGGGAAGCGAAGGGGTTCCCCTTACACAATATTCAATGGAAAATCTGGAGCGGATCGGTTTGCTCAAAATGGATTTCCTCGGATTGCGCACGCTCTCTATTATTGAGCGCTGTATGCGCTGGATTGCAGAAGAGCATGGAGAAGCGCCTGACTTTAGCCGCATCCCTGATAATGACCCGCATACCTACGATCTGCTGGGTAAAGGAGATACAGGCGGGGTATTCCAGCTTGAGTCGGCTGGCATACGCCGGGTGCTCAAGGATTTAAAGCCGAGTGTTTTCGAGGATGTCATCTCTGTACTGGCTTTGTATCGTCCCGGTCCGATGGGCTTTATTCCTAACTTTATACAAGCCAAGCATGGACAGGTTGAGGTTGCTTATCCGCATCCCGATCTTGAGCCGATCCTGAAGGATACGTACGGCATTATCGTGTATCAGGAGCAAATCATGCAGATTGCTTCGCGCATGGCAGGCTTTTCCCTGGGAGAAGCCGATCTGCTGCGCCGTGCTGTGTCCAAGAAAAAGCGCGAAGTGCTGGATCTGGAGCGCGGCCATTTTGTGAAGGGCAGTGTCAAGCAGGGGTACACGGAGGAGGAAGCCGAAAGGGTTTATGACATGATTGTCCGTTTTGCAGATTATGGCTTCCCGCGTGCCCATGCGGCTGCTTATGGCGTGCTGGCATTCCAGACAGCATATCTCAAGGCCCATTATCGCGTGCAATTTATGGCGTCGATGCTGACAGCCGTCATGGGAAGCCACCGGAAAGTGGCGGAATATGTCGTTGAATGCCGTCGTATGAATATAGCGGTGCTGCCGCCTGATGTGAACGAAAGCGGCGTGCTGTTCACCCCCTTGCCGCAAGGCGACATCCGCTTCGGACTGGCCGCGATTAAAAATGTCGGCACACAGGCAATGGAGAGCATTCTCGCTGTCCGCAAGGAACGGCCATTTGACAGCCTGCTTGATTTTTGCCGACGCGTGGACTTGCGGGTATGCAATAAGAGAGTCATTGAATCGCTCATTCAGGCAGGTGCCTTTGATTCGCTGACAGGGCACCGGGCACAGCTGCTTGCCATGCTGGATGAAACCGTAGATGCAGCTGTCAAGTGGCGAAAGGAACGTGACGATCTGCAAATTGATATGTTTGGTTTTGTGGAAATGCCCAATTGGGATATCGAATATCCCGATGTACCGAAGTTCAGTGCGGGCCAGCAGCTCGAACTGGAACGTGAGCTGCTGGGGCTGTATCTGTCCGGGCATCCGCTGGATGATTTTGAGACGCTGCTGGAAAACAGCCAGGCGGATCGCCTGATGGAACTGGGCGATGTGCCGGATGAAACGGTTGTTGTGACCGCCGGCATGGTGGTGTCGCTCAAGACAATTACGACCAAGCAGGGTAAGGCCATGGCCTTTATAGAGCTGGAGGATCAGATTGAGCGCTGTGAAGTGGTGCTGTTCCCTGAGGTGTGGAAGCGAAGCCAGCAGTGGATTGAAAAGGGAGCGCTGCTGGCGCTGCGTGCCAAAATGCAGCAGCAGGACGAGCACTTCAAGCTCCTCGCAGATGAAACCGCTCCGTTAGCGGAAGATTCGCTGGCACGGCTCCTCCAGCGTCGACGCACCGGGACGCGTCCATCCGCTGCAGCCGGAGCATCCGTGCCAGCGGCTGGCTCTTCTGGCGGGGGAGCGCAGCGCACGCCGTCGACAGCCGCAACGCCTGCTTCGTCGCAGCCCAAGCCGGCTAGTCCCGCCACGGGCGCTTCACCGGGCTCCGCCGCCAAGGCAGCTCAAGGCGGGCAGGCCCCGGCTCCGCGCAGCCCGGAGCGGGAGGCCCGTCAGCGGGTGTTTGTCAAAATCACCCGCCAGGCCGAGGAGGATGCCAGCTTGCTGGTCAGCCTCAAGGCGCTGCTGCAGGAGCATCCCGGTGCGTTGCCTACCGTACTGTTTTATGAGAGCAGCCAGCGTTTGCTGGCCTTGAGCGATGCCTACAGCATCAAGCCTTCGCCCCAGCTTTTTGATCGGATGGAGTCCATGTTGGGTGAAGGCACGGTGAAAGTCAAATGA
- a CDS encoding LysR family transcriptional regulator encodes MNILKLRILMLIDKFHKATDVAEALQVKQPTVSFHMKSLEKEMGVSLFSLQQGRIMLTEAGKRMLPYAKQIISLEQEARQAVDELTEESQSQLRLGAESISGTYLLPSILAKFAQLYPECRIQLDIQAPDTIRQLLLQGELDFVFLDDKSPLPEHTVAEVVATDRIGIIRNKKMHTSKSVDVDRSDILDKHAWVRYSGASAIDSYSSLLKPSMETNSWEAVKQVVGGGEALAFFPACGVHSSIDSVPTVEWLPYTEVIKTDEESDCYHINIVYQRDTHQSMIQQAFLEFMRQEAQKIRN; translated from the coding sequence ATGAATATTCTAAAATTACGTATTTTGATGCTGATCGATAAATTCCATAAGGCGACGGATGTGGCGGAGGCTTTGCAAGTCAAGCAGCCTACCGTCAGCTTTCATATGAAAAGCCTGGAAAAGGAAATGGGTGTTTCTCTGTTCTCTCTTCAACAAGGCAGAATTATGCTAACCGAAGCCGGAAAAAGAATGCTGCCTTACGCAAAGCAGATCATCTCCCTGGAGCAGGAAGCAAGACAAGCTGTAGATGAACTTACAGAGGAATCGCAGTCTCAATTACGTCTAGGCGCAGAGTCGATATCAGGCACATACCTCCTGCCCTCTATCCTTGCTAAGTTTGCGCAACTATATCCAGAGTGCCGAATTCAACTGGACATTCAAGCTCCAGATACGATCAGACAGCTGCTGCTGCAGGGAGAGCTTGATTTTGTTTTTCTGGACGATAAGAGCCCTCTACCGGAGCATACGGTGGCAGAAGTAGTGGCTACGGATCGAATTGGAATTATTAGGAACAAAAAAATGCATACTTCCAAATCAGTCGATGTTGACAGATCTGATATATTGGACAAGCATGCGTGGGTGAGATACAGCGGGGCATCTGCTATCGATTCGTATTCTTCTCTGCTTAAGCCCTCTATGGAGACCAACTCATGGGAGGCGGTTAAGCAAGTAGTAGGCGGCGGAGAAGCGCTTGCCTTTTTCCCTGCCTGCGGAGTTCATAGCAGCATTGACAGTGTTCCTACGGTGGAATGGCTTCCTTATACTGAGGTTATTAAGACTGATGAAGAAAGTGACTGCTACCATATAAACATCGTGTATCAACGTGATACACATCAGAGCATGATCCAGCAGGCGTTTCTCGAATTCATGCGGCAAGAAGCACAGAAAATTAGAAACTAG
- the pyk gene encoding pyruvate kinase produces MRKTKIVCTIGPSSESLENVKKLILAGMNVARLNFSHGDFEEHGNRIKNIRQACKELNKNVAILLDTKGPEIRTGKLEVEPIELVQDEFITLTTEEVLGTKDRISITYKDLPSDVEPGSTILIDDGLIGLTVIEVSGTEIKCRIVNGGTIKSKKGVNVPGVAISLPGITEKDANDIIFGIEQDIDFIAASFVRKASDVLEIRELLAKHNAGHIQIISKIENQQGVDNLDEILEASDGLMVARGDLGVEIPAEEVPLAQKLMINKCNVAGKPVITATQMLDSMQRNPRPTRAEASDVANAIFDGTDAIMLSGETAAGKYPVESVLTMSRIAEKAESSLNYRELFKKQRTAQEISITEAISQSVSISALDLHAKAILTSTQSGTTARMISKYRPEAPIVAVTTQERTVRRLALIWGVHAVQGRPIVDTTDSLFDNALEGGRNSGLVKEGDLVVITAGVPLGDSGSTNLIKISCVPAQA; encoded by the coding sequence ATGCGCAAAACTAAGATTGTATGTACTATCGGTCCTTCCAGTGAGTCGTTGGAAAATGTGAAGAAACTGATTTTGGCTGGTATGAACGTAGCCCGCCTGAATTTCTCTCACGGTGATTTCGAGGAGCATGGCAACCGGATTAAGAATATCCGTCAAGCTTGCAAGGAGCTTAACAAAAACGTTGCTATTTTGCTCGATACGAAGGGGCCGGAAATCCGGACAGGCAAGCTCGAGGTTGAACCTATTGAGCTTGTTCAGGACGAGTTCATTACGCTGACAACGGAAGAAGTTCTTGGTACGAAAGACCGTATCTCCATTACGTACAAGGACCTTCCCTCGGACGTGGAGCCCGGCTCCACCATTCTGATCGACGACGGTCTGATCGGACTCACCGTTATTGAAGTATCAGGCACTGAAATCAAATGCCGCATTGTCAATGGCGGAACGATCAAAAGCAAGAAGGGCGTTAACGTTCCAGGCGTAGCCATTTCCTTGCCTGGTATTACAGAGAAGGATGCTAACGACATCATTTTCGGTATTGAGCAGGACATTGATTTCATCGCGGCTTCTTTTGTTCGTAAAGCAAGTGATGTACTGGAAATCCGTGAATTGCTGGCAAAGCACAACGCTGGTCATATTCAAATCATTTCCAAAATCGAAAATCAGCAAGGTGTTGACAACCTGGACGAAATTTTGGAAGCCTCCGACGGCCTGATGGTTGCCCGTGGTGACCTTGGTGTGGAAATCCCTGCTGAAGAAGTACCTTTGGCGCAAAAACTGATGATTAACAAATGTAATGTAGCCGGCAAGCCTGTTATTACGGCAACACAAATGCTGGATTCCATGCAGCGTAACCCGCGTCCGACTCGTGCGGAAGCAAGTGACGTAGCCAATGCTATTTTTGACGGAACAGACGCAATTATGCTGTCCGGCGAAACAGCTGCGGGTAAATATCCGGTAGAATCTGTACTGACGATGTCCCGTATTGCAGAAAAAGCAGAGTCTTCTCTGAACTACCGTGAATTGTTTAAGAAACAGAGAACGGCGCAAGAAATCAGTATTACGGAGGCAATCAGCCAATCTGTTTCCATTTCTGCGCTTGACCTGCATGCCAAAGCGATCCTGACGTCCACGCAAAGCGGAACAACAGCGCGTATGATTTCCAAATATCGCCCGGAAGCTCCGATTGTCGCTGTGACAACACAGGAAAGAACGGTTCGTCGTCTGGCTCTGATCTGGGGTGTACATGCAGTACAAGGAAGACCGATTGTTGACACAACAGACAGTCTGTTTGACAATGCGCTGGAAGGCGGCCGCAATTCCGGTCTCGTTAAAGAGGGCGATTTGGTTGTGATCACCGCTGGGGTACCGCTTGGCGATTCCGGTTCTACCAACCTGATCAAAATTAGCTGTGTTCCTGCACAAGCATAA